In Dromaius novaehollandiae isolate bDroNov1 chromosome 3, bDroNov1.hap1, whole genome shotgun sequence, the following are encoded in one genomic region:
- the MRPL2 gene encoding large ribosomal subunit protein uL2m: MAVARLCRAFGALLLPAAAPRSAPALTAQRGPPPATVPWLPPPGGPWRGLSASAPRRTTDPLWKCRVKYTVRPVGMKKTGGRDHTGRIRVRGIGGGHKRRYRMIDFQRLRYEEGAPPAPFEEKVINVCYDPCRSADIALVAGGNRKRWIIATENMQPGDIIKNSSHIGRMAVSANEGDAYPLGALPVGTLICNLESHPGKGAQYIRAAGTCGVLLRKVNGTAIVQLPSKRHMQVLETCVATVGRVSNVDHNKRVIGKAGRNRWLGRRPHTGLWHRKGGWAGRKIKPLPPMKSYVSLSRAVVQE, encoded by the exons ATGGCGGTCGCACGGTTGTGCCGGGCCTTcggggcgctgctgctgccggcggcggcgccgcggagcgCCCCGGCCCTGacggcgcagcgcggcccgccTCCGGCCACAGTGCCCTGGCTCCCGCCGCCCGGCGGCCCCTGGAGGGGGCTGAGCGCCTCGGCGCCGCGCCGCACCACCGACCCGCTGTGGAAGTGCCGCGTCAAGTACACGGTGCGGCCCGTGGGCATGAAGAAGACGGGCGGCCGCGACCACACAG GCCGCATCCGCGTGCGGGGCATCGGCGGCGGGCACAAGCGGCGGTACCGCATGATCGACTTCCAGCGGCTGCGGTACGAGGAAGGGGCCCCGCCGGCACCCTTCGAGGAGAAGGTCATCAACGTCTGCTACGACCCGTGCAG GTCAGCTGACATCGCCCTGGTGGCCGGTGGCAACCGGAAGCGCTGGATCATTGCCACGGAGAACATGCAGCCAGGGGACATCATCAAGAATTCATCTCATATAGGCCGGATGGCAG TGTCAGCCAACGAAGGGGATGCCTATCCGCTGGGGGCTCTGCCTGTGGGCACGCTGATCTGCAACCTGGAGAGCCACCCTGGGAAGGGGGCGCAGTACATCCGGGCAGCTG ggacttgtggggtgctGCTGAGGAAAGTGAATGGGACGGCCATCGTGCAGCTGCCCTCCAAAAGACACATGCAG GTGCTGGAGACCTGCGTGGCCACAGTGGGCCGTGTGTCCAATGTCGACCACAACAAGCGGGTGATTGGGAAGGCAGGCCGGAACCGCTGGCTGGGCAGGCGCCCGCACACAGGCTTGTGGCATCGTAAGGGTGGTTGGGCTGGGCGCAAGATCAAGCCTCTCCCACCCATGAAGAGCTATGTCAGCCTTTCCCGGGCTGTGGTGCAGGAGTGA